The DNA region AGATGTTACCTTCGATGAGTAAAAATATCCTCATAGTAGATGGTGATACTAGTATCCGTGAAGAATTAACCAGTGCTTTAGAAGATGAATATATAGTATTGGATGTAGGAGAAGGAAAAAAAAGCCATTGAGATTATAAAGAAAAAGTTAATAGATGTAATTCTGCTGGAGATCAAATTACGTGATCTATATGGACTTGAAGTCCTTCGGCAAATAAAAGAAATAGAACCCCATATAATCGTTATTTTAATGAGTATTTCCTGTTCAAAGGAAATAATAATTCGTGCTTTACAGTTAAAAGCAGATGATTATTTTGATAAGCCAATTGATATAAAAAACATAAAAACAAGAATAAGAAGTTTATTAGAATTAAAAGAAAATCCATATAATTTTAGAGAATATCTGATAACTAGCAGCACATCGTGCACCTGAACATCGTGCACTCCTAATCCTCTATTTTGTAGCAGGACATCGTGCACCTTTATTTAGCTCTTTGACATTAATATCTGTTATAATTAACCTCAAAAAG from bacterium includes:
- a CDS encoding response regulator, which encodes MKLRDLYGLEVLRQIKEIEPHIIVILMSISCSKEIIIRALQLKADDYFDKPIDIKNIKTRIRSLLELKENPYNFREYLITSSTSCT